A window from Chryseobacterium vaccae encodes these proteins:
- a CDS encoding cyclic-phosphate processing receiver domain-containing protein: MEITKRLLFLDDIRYPIEAYHYTKKDIFLRKDWHIVRNYEQFVNRILEKGLPEMISFDHDLADEHYLKPDTLEFVEKTGYDCAKWLIEYCMDNYLDLPKFYCHSMNPVGKENILNLLKNFKNH, from the coding sequence ATGGAAATAACCAAAAGATTATTGTTTCTGGATGATATAAGATACCCAATTGAAGCGTATCATTATACAAAGAAGGACATTTTCCTCAGAAAAGACTGGCATATCGTCCGGAATTACGAACAGTTTGTCAACAGGATTTTGGAAAAAGGACTTCCGGAAATGATTTCTTTTGACCACGACCTTGCCGATGAACATTATTTAAAACCGGATACCCTGGAGTTTGTTGAGAAAACAGGCTACGACTGTGCAAAATGGCTCATAGAATACTGTATGGATAACTATTTAGACTTACCAAAATTCTACTGCCACTCCATGAATCCCGTAGGAAAAGAGAATATTCTAAACCTATTAAAAAATTTTAAGAACCATTAA